The following DNA comes from Croceicoccus sp. YJ47.
CATGGCCTTGCCCATCTCGCCCATGACCGAACGCACGTCGGCAAAGTCAAGATTGATGAGGCCCGGCATCACCATGAGATCGGTGATCGACCGGACGCCCTGCTGCAACACCTCGTCGGCGAGGAGGAAGGCTTCCTTGAACGTGGTGTCGGGGCTGGCGACCAGGAAGAGGTTCTGGTTCGGAATGACGATCAGCGTGTCGACGTGCTTCTGCAATTCCTCGATGCCCGCGTCGGCGGCGCGCATGCGGCGATTGCCCTCGAACATGAACGGCTTCGTGACCACGCCCACGGTCAGCACGCCCTTTTCGCGCGCGGCCTTGGCGATGACCGGCGCCGCGCCCGTGCCGGTGCCGCCGCCCATGCCCGCGGCGATGAAGCACATGTGCACGCCCTCCAGCATGCGGTCGATCTCGCCGATGGTTTCCTCCGCCGCCGCGCGGCCGACCTCGGGACGTGCGCCCGCGCCCAACCCTTGCGTGATTTCGGGGCCAAGCTGGATCCGGTCCTCCGCGATGGAGGAATTCAGCGCCTGCGCGTCGGTATTCACGACGACGAAATCGACGCCCTCGATCTCCGAACGGATCATGTTGGCGATGGCGTTATTGCCGGCGCCGCCGACGCCGATCACGGTGATGCGGGGGCGAAGCTCCTCAACCGCCGGCGGACCGATATTGATGCTCATGAAATTCTCCGGGACGAAAACCGTCGTCAGCGTTCAAAATTTAAGGCTGGCAAAATTATGGCGGGGTTTTGGCACAGAACAATTCATCGGGGCAAAGGGATAATGCAGATTTCCACACCCCAAAAAGCAGCACGGCGTGCCTTTGTCGCGCGCCTGCCCCGCTCCGTCGCGAAGGGCGGACCGGCCCCGCCATCCGCCCTCAGAAATATTCACGCACCGCGCGCACCATCCGCGCGAGCAGGTTGCGCCCGCCGCCCCTGGCCCCATCGCCGACCGACCCGTGCGCGCGTATGTCCACAGGATCGGCCGCCGCATGCAGCACCAGCCCGGCAAGGCTCGCAAATCCGGGCGTCGCATGGGCCTCGGGCAGGCCGGTCATCGCCGGCGCGCGGCCCGTGCGTACGGGCTTTGCCAGCGCCTGCTGCACATAATCGGCAAGTCCGGCCAGTTCCGCACCCCCGCCGGTGAGCACGATCTGCCGCCCGTTGCTTCCCCGCCCGGCCACGAAGCCCAGCGATTTCAGCGCCTTGGACACATCGTCGGTCCATCGGGCCAGCTGCCCGGTGATGACCGAGATCAGCTCTGCCCTCGGGATCATCTCCCCTCGGCCGGTGCTGTCCGCCGACAACGGTATCATCTCGCGGTTGTCGGTCGGGCTGGCGATCGCCGAACCATAGACGCATTTCAGCCGCTCTGCCTGCGCGCGGCGGATACCGAAGGCGGAGGCGACGGCATCGGTGATGTCGCCCGAACCATAGGGCAGCACGTCCATGCCGACGAGCATCCCGCCCGCATGGACGGAAATATGCGTGACCTCCGCCCCCATGTCGATGACCGCGACGCCGAGGTCGCGCTCCTCCTCGGTGAGGCAGGCGTGCCCGCTGGCGACCGCGGCACCGACGACGCCCGC
Coding sequences within:
- the ftsA gene encoding cell division protein FtsA, with the translated sequence MPAPRIEKIFAAINIGSFRISAMIAGLTGDGEMIVLGSGHRAADGIRRGYVTDMDAATHAVRDAIERAERAADVQVDAVWIGCANAGLTSAIREVDIEIGGRRIEQDDIDYLLLDARDQIIPEAGEQRAVLHAQPAFYVLDQAQGVANPRGLHADTLSVAIHVMEAETGPLRNLMEAVQSAHLEVAGVVGAAVASGHACLTEEERDLGVAVIDMGAEVTHISVHAGGMLVGMDVLPYGSGDITDAVASAFGIRRAQAERLKCVYGSAIASPTDNREMIPLSADSTGRGEMIPRAELISVITGQLARWTDDVSKALKSLGFVAGRGSNGRQIVLTGGGAELAGLADYVQQALAKPVRTGRAPAMTGLPEAHATPGFASLAGLVLHAAADPVDIRAHGSVGDGARGGGRNLLARMVRAVREYF